In one window of Roseofilum capinflatum BLCC-M114 DNA:
- a CDS encoding alpha/beta fold hydrolase yields the protein MSDRLPHFLQLSAMRTEADLWVFLPGMDGWGSLFGRQVQELQRDFEVCALRIPAEDRLDWEGLSDRLIDLITAQLLSRVNRQVYLCGESFGGCLALKTALRAPDLISRLILVNPASSFHRRPWMMLGESIVPWVPDRLYNLGSVAVYLLLAALPRIAPQDRQALWSALCAVPAETSAWRLSLLRQFTLTPQDVQKITPPTLILASGSDRLLPSMSEARHLQHDLPNSQVVYLPHSGHACLLEESISLFNILTDQKWIKVPTVLSP from the coding sequence ATGTCTGACCGGTTGCCCCATTTTCTCCAGTTGAGCGCTATGCGTACCGAGGCAGATTTATGGGTTTTCTTGCCGGGTATGGATGGTTGGGGATCGCTGTTTGGTCGTCAGGTACAAGAGTTGCAGAGGGATTTTGAGGTCTGTGCCTTGAGAATTCCGGCTGAGGATCGTTTGGATTGGGAGGGGTTGAGCGATCGCCTCATCGATTTAATTACAGCTCAATTGCTCTCTAGGGTCAACCGGCAGGTCTATTTGTGTGGGGAGTCGTTTGGGGGCTGTTTGGCCCTGAAAACGGCTCTCAGAGCACCGGATTTAATTTCTCGCTTAATTTTGGTCAATCCTGCTTCTTCGTTTCACCGTCGTCCTTGGATGATGTTGGGGGAATCGATTGTGCCTTGGGTTCCCGATCGCCTCTATAATTTAGGGAGTGTGGCGGTTTATTTGTTACTAGCCGCTTTGCCTCGAATTGCTCCCCAAGATCGCCAAGCTCTCTGGTCTGCCCTTTGTGCTGTGCCGGCGGAGACTTCCGCTTGGCGGTTGTCTTTACTGCGACAGTTTACCCTCACGCCCCAAGATGTCCAAAAAATTACGCCGCCTACGCTTATTTTAGCCAGTGGTAGCGATCGCTTGTTACCTTCAATGTCTGAAGCTCGCCATTTGCAACACGACCTTCCTAACTCTCAAGTGGTCTATTTACCCCATAGCGGTCATGCCTGCTTATTAGAAGAGTCGATCAGCCTGTTTAATATTCTTACCGATCAAAAATGGATTAAAGTACCCACGGTCTTGAGTCCTTAA